The following proteins come from a genomic window of Venenivibrio stagnispumantis:
- a CDS encoding replication initiation protein produces MTNKERKKLDDLIARVFTLAFQLGTNVDQLYREVRELRFNTQDKDFEAALINLEHAFFMVVQSINILKEQSRNATIPTRKAG; encoded by the coding sequence ATGACAAATAAAGAAAGAAAAAAATTAGATGATTTAATAGCAAGAGTTTTTACCCTTGCATTCCAACTTGGCACAAATGTAGACCAACTATATAGAGAAGTAAGAGAGCTAAGATTTAATACTCAAGATAAAGATTTTGAAGCGGCACTTATAAATTTAGAACATGCATTTTTTATGGTAGTCCAATCTATCAATATCTTAAAAGAGCAAAGTAGAAATGCAACAATCCCAACAAGAAAAGCCGGCTG